A window from Melitaea cinxia chromosome 5, ilMelCinx1.1, whole genome shotgun sequence encodes these proteins:
- the LOC123653929 gene encoding collagenase-like, which translates to MKLFLFLAGLALVSARAPYVPILTDYHEQIGIPEAARILKAEGAVDFDGNRIVGGSPADLGAHPYAAGLLISGNLGTSMCGASLVTNTRLVTAAHCWRTGSFQGNSLVVVLGSTRLFSGGTRITTNDVQIHASYNQSLLNNDIGVISISHVNYNDNIRNIELPSGLFLSMTYAGQNAVVVGYGRTSDSGPVSSDPDLRQTTITVIENWECINIYGPFTVISSTICTNSLFRTGPCSGDSGGPLIFTFQRTRYLIGVTSFVAAAGCQSGFPAGYARVTSFASWIRARI; encoded by the exons ATGAAGCTGTTCCTGTTCCTCGCCGGGCTCGCCCTCGTCAGCGCCAGAGCACCCTACGTGCCCATCCTCACGGACTATCACGAGCAGATCGGTATCCCGGAGGCGGCCAGGATCCTGAAGGCTGAAGGAGCAGTGGACTTCGATGGCAACAGGATCGTAGGAGGATCGCCAGCTGACCTGGGTGCTCACCCTTATGCC GCCGGGTTACTCATATCTGGTAATCTGGGCACGTCGATGTGCGGTGCCTCTCTTGTCACGAACACTCGCCTAGTCACCGCTGCCCACTGCTGGCGTACGGGCAGTTTCCAGGGTAACTCCTTGGTTGTCGTGCTCGGCTCCACTCGACTCTTCTCCGGTGGTACCAGGATCACCACCAACGACGTTCAAATTCACGCCAGCTATAACCAGAGCCTCTTAAACAATGACATCGGCGTCATTTCTATCAGCCATGTCAATTATAATG aTAACATTCGTAACATCGAGCTACCATCCGGTCTCTTTCTCAGCATGACGTACGCTGGACAAAATGCGGTTGTCGTGGGCTACGGCAGAACCTCCGACT CTGGCCCCGTAAGCAGCGATCCAGATCTTCGTCAAACGACCATCACGGTGATCGAAAACTGGGAGTGTATTAACATCTATGGACCATTTACTGTCATCTCGTCCACAATCTGCACGAACAGTTTATTCAGGACTGGTCCATGCTCCGGAGACTCCGGTGGTCCACTGATCTTCACCTTCCAGAGGACCAGATATTTG ATCGGAGTGACATCATTCGTCGCGGCCGCTGGTTGCCAGTCTGGTTTCCCCGCTGGTTACGCGAGAGTCACCTCCTTCGCCAGCTGGATTAGAGCAAGAATCTAA